In Marinobacter sp. LQ44, the following are encoded in one genomic region:
- a CDS encoding LysR family transcriptional regulator, protein MDISRVDLNLLVYLDVLLRERNVTKAANHLGITQPAMSNGLRRLRDLFGDPLLVRTSEGMTATERARELQPLVRGILSDIEQAVQEKTPFAAQESQRVFRIMASDYAESCLMPRVLRRIRQEAPHVTLDVLTPSDVSFLDVEQGRLDMAINRFDKIPQSFHQKTLWIEYFACLMNARNPILKEPFTLDTYLDASHIWVSKTGFGVGVGVNPKDVQRLGWVDEALGRMGRKRQISVFTRHYQVAMLLAEQHDLIATLPSRAAWLQKDNPNLVVKVPPFEIPPFELKMAWSPLLQHNSDHQWLRKLIAEVAEEVDEEFAPFGARFESPQATPGLHSER, encoded by the coding sequence ATGGACATTTCCCGGGTAGATCTCAATCTGCTTGTATACCTTGACGTGCTGCTGCGTGAACGCAATGTCACCAAGGCCGCCAATCATCTGGGCATCACCCAGCCTGCTATGAGCAACGGTTTGCGCCGGTTACGGGATCTGTTTGGCGACCCGTTGCTGGTGCGTACCAGTGAAGGCATGACAGCCACGGAGCGGGCCCGGGAACTGCAGCCGTTGGTCCGTGGCATTCTGTCGGACATTGAACAGGCGGTGCAGGAGAAAACCCCCTTTGCTGCCCAGGAGAGCCAGCGGGTATTCCGTATCATGGCCAGTGACTACGCGGAATCCTGTCTGATGCCCAGGGTGTTGCGGCGGATTCGCCAGGAGGCGCCCCACGTTACCCTGGACGTGCTGACCCCCAGCGACGTGAGCTTTCTGGATGTGGAGCAGGGCCGGCTGGATATGGCCATCAACCGTTTCGACAAGATTCCTCAATCGTTCCACCAGAAAACCTTGTGGATCGAGTATTTTGCCTGCCTGATGAATGCCCGTAATCCCATTCTTAAAGAGCCGTTTACCCTGGATACCTACCTGGATGCCAGCCATATCTGGGTCAGTAAAACCGGTTTTGGTGTGGGCGTGGGGGTGAACCCCAAGGATGTCCAGCGGCTGGGGTGGGTAGACGAAGCCTTGGGGCGAATGGGCCGCAAGCGGCAGATCTCGGTTTTCACCCGGCATTATCAGGTGGCCATGTTGCTGGCGGAGCAGCATGACCTGATTGCCACTCTGCCATCTCGCGCGGCCTGGTTGCAGAAAGACAACCCGAACCTGGTGGTGAAGGTGCCACCGTTCGAGATTCCGCCGTTCGAGCTGAAAATGGCCTGGAGTCCATTACTGCAGCACAACAGCGATCATCAATGGTTGCGTAAGCTGATTGCCGAGGTGGCGGAAGAAGTGGACGAGGAGTTTGCACCCTTCGGTGCCAGATTTGAGTCGCCACAAGCTACCCCGGGGCTGCATTCAGAGCGGTAG
- a CDS encoding GNAT family N-acetyltransferase encodes MNLRFRKYSWQPAPSSIRDIRQRVFVEEQQVPPELEWDDTDEIADHYLAVDDSNTPVATARLFSTMEETGYIGRMAVLPEYRGRGAGDALLRHLLAESAGRFQELKLSAQQHATGFYQRFGFHICSDIYDDAGIPHLDMRCLAPTLASNPGDQRAKPLILGEDSESWLFGDESTMLELMDSLVAQAGQRIWLYDDVLDHGLYDRYPLRELISAVARRHRLSEVRILIHDDKPLVKRRHQLVELMRRLTSRIELRLVNTDYPMENQPFLLADREGVLYRHDFNKPEGFANFANPGRVKLMEEAFQRMWDASRGSLELRELPL; translated from the coding sequence ATGAACCTGAGATTCCGAAAATACAGCTGGCAACCGGCGCCATCATCCATCAGGGACATCCGCCAACGGGTGTTCGTTGAGGAACAGCAGGTGCCACCGGAGCTGGAGTGGGACGACACCGACGAGATTGCTGACCATTACCTGGCGGTGGATGACAGCAACACACCGGTGGCTACCGCTCGCCTTTTCTCCACAATGGAGGAAACCGGTTACATCGGTCGTATGGCGGTGTTGCCGGAGTATCGTGGCCGGGGGGCTGGTGATGCCCTGCTCAGACACCTGCTGGCCGAATCCGCTGGTCGCTTCCAGGAACTGAAACTCTCCGCCCAGCAGCACGCCACCGGGTTCTACCAACGCTTCGGCTTTCACATCTGCTCGGATATCTATGATGACGCTGGCATTCCCCACCTGGATATGCGCTGCCTGGCTCCCACACTGGCCAGTAATCCAGGTGATCAACGCGCGAAGCCACTGATTCTTGGCGAGGATTCCGAAAGCTGGCTGTTCGGCGATGAAAGCACCATGCTGGAATTGATGGACTCATTGGTAGCCCAAGCCGGCCAACGCATATGGCTGTATGACGACGTGCTTGATCACGGCCTCTACGACCGCTACCCGTTACGGGAACTGATCTCTGCGGTGGCTCGCCGGCACCGGCTTAGCGAAGTGCGCATCCTGATTCACGATGACAAGCCGTTGGTTAAACGCCGGCACCAACTGGTAGAGCTGATGCGCCGGCTCACCAGCCGGATTGAGCTGCGGTTGGTCAACACCGATTATCCGATGGAAAACCAGCCGTTCCTGCTGGCAGACCGTGAGGGTGTACTGTACCGCCACGATTTCAATAAGCCGGAAGGCTTCGCCAATTTTGCCAACCCGGGCCGGGTCAAGCTCATGGAGGAAGCCTTCCAGCGCATGTGGGATGCTAGCCGGGGCTCGCTGGAACTTCGGGAACTACCGCTCTGA
- a CDS encoding cupin domain-containing protein, whose amino-acid sequence MDMLGGLTASEFLRDYWQKKPLVIRQAFPGFRCPVSPDELAGLACEEAVESRIVIENDAGKPWQLHNGPFNPDRFSDLPEQDWTLLVQGLDHWVPEIADLLDNFRFIPNWRLDDIMASYAPKGGSVGPHYDMYDVFLLQAQGHRRWTFGGHCDHTSPRVEGTPLRILSSWDGEETVTLAPGDMLYLPPGIGHHGVAEDDCITLSVGFRAPTIDDLLTSFTDFLSQKEKAAEHLDDPDLRVQDNPGTIGPEVINRLDTIIREQLGDRRNLALWFGQFATAPKSLEIVVPADEPAEAEDLAEAIRAGEQLRWNEGSRFAYHELDSETALFVDGEQYLLKGDARPLAPLLCASARMNMAALAEFAGDEALLGLLTNLYNQGSVYFE is encoded by the coding sequence ATGGACATGCTTGGCGGACTGACAGCTTCTGAATTTCTGCGGGACTACTGGCAGAAGAAGCCGCTGGTTATCCGTCAGGCATTTCCCGGCTTCCGGTGTCCGGTCAGTCCGGACGAACTGGCCGGGCTAGCCTGTGAGGAAGCAGTAGAATCTCGCATCGTGATCGAGAACGATGCCGGTAAACCCTGGCAACTGCACAACGGTCCTTTCAACCCGGACCGCTTCAGTGACTTGCCGGAACAGGACTGGACCTTACTGGTTCAGGGCCTGGACCACTGGGTACCGGAGATTGCCGACCTGCTCGACAACTTCCGCTTCATTCCCAACTGGCGTCTGGATGACATCATGGCCAGCTACGCCCCGAAAGGTGGCAGCGTTGGCCCCCACTACGACATGTATGATGTTTTCCTGCTGCAGGCCCAGGGCCACCGGCGCTGGACGTTCGGCGGCCACTGTGACCATACCTCGCCGAGAGTAGAAGGCACCCCACTGCGCATCCTGAGCAGCTGGGATGGCGAGGAAACCGTCACCCTGGCCCCGGGCGACATGCTGTACCTGCCCCCGGGTATAGGCCACCACGGCGTGGCTGAAGACGACTGTATTACTCTGTCCGTGGGTTTTCGTGCCCCGACCATCGATGACTTGCTCACCAGTTTTACCGATTTTCTCAGTCAGAAAGAAAAAGCCGCCGAGCATCTGGATGACCCGGACCTTCGAGTACAGGACAACCCCGGTACCATCGGCCCGGAGGTCATCAACCGCCTGGACACCATCATCCGTGAACAACTGGGTGATCGCCGCAACCTGGCCCTGTGGTTTGGCCAGTTCGCCACCGCTCCCAAGAGCCTGGAAATTGTGGTGCCGGCGGATGAACCTGCAGAAGCAGAAGATCTGGCTGAAGCCATCCGCGCCGGCGAGCAACTGCGCTGGAACGAGGGTTCCCGCTTCGCCTATCATGAACTGGACAGTGAAACTGCCCTGTTTGTGGATGGCGAACAATACCTTCTGAAAGGCGATGCCCGGCCACTGGCGCCACTACTCTGCGCCAGCGCCAGGATGAATATGGCCGCGCTGGCAGAGTTTGCCGGCGACGAGGCCTTGCTTGGCCTGCTAACCAATCTGTACAACCAGGGCTCGGTGTATTTCGAGTAA
- the purB gene encoding adenylosuccinate lyase, translating into MELTALTAISPVDGRYGSKVSVFRSIFSEYGLIRNRVTVEIRWLQKLAAHPAITEVPAFSDEANAFLDKMVSEFSLADAERIKDIERTTNHDVKAVEYLIKEKIADVPELHAVTEFVHFACTSEDINNLSHGLMLREGLDHGLLPAMDKVVDKLAELAKEHAEQPMLSRTHGQTASPTTVGKELANVVYRLRRQLMQIREVEIMGKINGAVGNYNAHLSAYPDVDWAANAEEFIESLGLDWNPYTTQIEPHDYIAELYDAIARFNTILIDLDRDIWGYISLGYFKQKTVAGEIGSSTMPHKVNPIDFENSEGNLGIANALFSHLSAKLPISRWQRDLTDSTVLRNLGVGFAHSLIAYEATLKGLGKLEINPARLNEDLNNAWEVLAEPIQTVMRRYNIEKPYEKLKDLTRGKAMSPEVIKNFVETLDIPEHAKAELRALTPDTYIGNAVEQAGNI; encoded by the coding sequence ATGGAACTCACCGCCCTGACCGCCATTTCCCCGGTCGATGGTCGCTACGGCAGTAAAGTCAGCGTATTTCGCAGCATCTTCAGTGAATACGGCCTGATCCGTAACCGGGTAACTGTCGAAATCCGCTGGTTGCAGAAACTGGCCGCTCACCCGGCCATTACCGAAGTGCCAGCATTCTCCGACGAAGCCAACGCCTTCCTGGACAAAATGGTCAGCGAATTCAGCCTGGCTGACGCCGAGCGCATCAAGGACATCGAACGCACCACCAACCACGATGTCAAAGCGGTCGAGTACCTGATCAAAGAAAAGATAGCCGATGTGCCCGAACTGCACGCGGTGACCGAATTCGTTCACTTTGCCTGCACTTCCGAAGACATCAATAACCTGTCTCACGGGCTGATGCTGCGCGAAGGCCTGGACCACGGCCTGTTGCCGGCTATGGACAAAGTCGTCGACAAACTGGCCGAGTTGGCCAAGGAACATGCCGAACAGCCCATGCTGTCTCGCACCCACGGACAAACCGCGTCTCCCACCACCGTCGGCAAGGAACTGGCCAACGTAGTGTATCGCCTGCGCCGCCAGTTGATGCAAATCCGCGAAGTGGAAATCATGGGCAAGATCAACGGTGCGGTCGGCAACTACAACGCCCATCTGTCCGCCTATCCGGATGTGGACTGGGCAGCCAACGCCGAAGAGTTCATTGAGAGCCTGGGCCTGGACTGGAACCCGTACACCACTCAGATCGAGCCCCACGACTACATCGCCGAACTGTATGACGCCATTGCCCGCTTCAATACCATCCTGATCGATCTGGACCGGGACATCTGGGGTTACATCTCCCTGGGCTACTTCAAACAGAAGACAGTGGCCGGCGAGATTGGCTCCTCCACCATGCCCCACAAGGTAAACCCCATCGACTTCGAGAACTCCGAGGGCAACCTGGGCATCGCCAACGCGCTCTTCAGCCACCTGTCTGCCAAGCTGCCAATCTCCCGCTGGCAGCGTGACCTGACCGACTCCACAGTGCTGCGTAATCTGGGCGTGGGCTTTGCTCACAGCCTGATTGCCTATGAGGCTACCCTGAAGGGCCTGGGCAAACTGGAAATCAACCCGGCCCGCCTCAACGAAGACCTGAACAACGCCTGGGAAGTGCTGGCCGAGCCGATCCAGACCGTGATGCGCCGTTACAACATCGAAAAACCCTACGAAAAGCTCAAAGACTTGACCCGTGGCAAAGCCATGAGCCCGGAAGTCATCAAGAATTTCGTCGAAACACTGGATATTCCGGAGCACGCCAAGGCCGAACTGCGCGCCCTGACACCGGATACCTACATTGGTAATGCCGTCGAACAGGCCGGCAATATTTAA
- the hflD gene encoding high frequency lysogenization protein HflD has translation MSKSLHDQTLALAGLFQAAALVRQIAHNGSCSDESLETCIRSLFATDPASTLDVYGGELSDIREGLEALSTSLAQQSRPQDVEILRYVLNLVHLESKLKRDGDMLDVIGSRIEQARHTASHFGYTHSNLIGNLASIYTDTISTFRLRIQVSGNPQVLQREENAAKVRALLLAGIRSAVLWRQSGGHRWQLIFKRKKVIMHARELLR, from the coding sequence ATGAGCAAATCCCTGCACGACCAGACCCTGGCGTTGGCTGGCCTGTTCCAGGCAGCAGCACTGGTGCGGCAGATTGCCCATAATGGGAGCTGTAGCGACGAGTCCCTGGAAACCTGCATACGCTCTCTGTTCGCCACCGATCCAGCGTCCACCCTGGATGTTTACGGGGGCGAATTGTCCGACATCCGTGAAGGCCTGGAGGCCCTGTCTACCTCACTGGCGCAACAGAGCCGCCCACAGGACGTCGAGATATTGCGATACGTGCTGAACCTCGTTCATCTCGAGTCCAAACTCAAACGCGACGGCGACATGCTCGATGTGATTGGCAGCCGGATTGAACAGGCACGGCATACCGCCAGCCACTTCGGATACACCCACAGCAACCTGATCGGCAATCTGGCGTCCATTTACACAGACACCATCAGCACGTTCCGCCTACGCATTCAGGTCAGCGGCAACCCCCAGGTGCTGCAGCGGGAAGAAAATGCAGCGAAGGTCCGCGCCCTGTTGCTGGCTGGTATCCGCTCGGCAGTGCTCTGGCGTCAGAGCGGCGGCCACCGCTGGCAGCTGATCTTCAAACGCAAAAAGGTCATCATGCACGCCCGGGAGTTGCTGCGCTGA